TCCTGATTACTATGATCAGTCCCCTTAATGTACGTGCCAAGTCCCAAGAGGGAGtaggttttctctctctttgattCAGCAGGATACTTCTCAGCAGTTAAATTCTCCATGCTCTGGCTGAGTTAGACTTGGATCCCTTGAGCTTCAAGCTTGAGTCTTTTCTATCAGCTCTTGGCCTGGGCTAACCTTTGCTTCTTCTGCAGTTCCTCCATTCGTTGCTTCTGATGTTCCTTCATGCAGTCCTTGAAGGCCTGTACCTGCTGCTGACACTTCCTCCAGTCCTGGTGTTCAGCCATGCACTCCTGCACCGCATAATGGAAAGTGGCACAGCCAGTGCGCAAGATCATTTGATCCAAGGGAT
The DNA window shown above is from Trachemys scripta elegans isolate TJP31775 chromosome 1, CAS_Tse_1.0, whole genome shotgun sequence and carries:
- the LOC117871322 gene encoding cytochrome c oxidase assembly factor 4 homolog, mitochondrial; protein product: MSGPSPQGHNWSQKSEDEEDPLDQMILRTGCATFHYAVQECMAEHQDWRKCQQQVQAFKDCMKEHQKQRMEELQKKQRLAQAKS